In Vibrio bathopelagicus, the following are encoded in one genomic region:
- a CDS encoding TrkH family potassium uptake protein, with translation MQFRSIIRIVGLLLALFSVSMLAPALVALIYRDGAGVPFVTTFFVLLFCGATCWFPNRRYKHELKARDGFLIVVLFWTVIGSAGALPFLIADNPSVSVTDAFFESFSALTTTGATVIVGLDDLPKAILFYRQFLQWFGGMGIIVLAVAILPVLGIGGMQLYRAEIPGPVKDSKMTPRIAETAKALWYIYLSLTIACAVAFWLAGMSFFDAISHSFSTIAIGGFSTHDASMGYFNSPAINMITVVFLLISACNFSLHFAAFASGGVHPKYYWKDPEFRAFIFIQALLFLVCFLLLLNHHSYDSYYDAFDQALFQTVSISTTAGFTTTGFSEWPLFLPVLLLFSSFIGGCAGSTGGGMKVIRILLLTLQGAREMKRLVHPRAVYTIKVGGSALPQRVVDAVWGFFSAYALVFVVCMLALIATGMDELSAFSAVAATLNNLGPGLGEVAMHFGDVNDKAKWVLIVSMLFGRLEIFTLLILLTPTFWRS, from the coding sequence ATGCAATTTCGCTCAATTATTCGAATCGTCGGATTATTATTAGCACTTTTTAGTGTATCAATGCTCGCACCTGCGCTCGTCGCACTGATCTATAGAGATGGTGCGGGTGTGCCATTTGTGACGACTTTCTTCGTTCTATTATTTTGTGGAGCAACTTGCTGGTTTCCAAACCGACGCTATAAACATGAATTGAAGGCGCGAGATGGCTTTCTCATTGTGGTGTTGTTCTGGACGGTAATCGGCAGTGCAGGTGCATTGCCGTTTTTGATCGCGGATAATCCGAGCGTTTCTGTTACTGATGCCTTTTTTGAATCGTTTTCTGCATTAACGACTACGGGTGCAACCGTAATTGTTGGCCTCGATGACCTACCTAAAGCAATTTTATTTTACCGCCAATTCCTGCAATGGTTTGGTGGTATGGGTATCATCGTATTGGCGGTAGCCATCCTTCCCGTTCTGGGTATCGGTGGTATGCAGCTATATCGTGCTGAAATCCCAGGTCCTGTAAAAGACAGTAAGATGACACCGCGTATTGCTGAAACGGCAAAAGCGCTTTGGTATATCTATCTCAGCTTAACTATTGCTTGTGCGGTGGCGTTTTGGTTGGCTGGTATGAGTTTCTTTGATGCAATCAGCCATAGTTTCTCTACCATTGCTATTGGTGGTTTCTCGACACATGATGCCAGCATGGGGTATTTCAATAGCCCTGCTATAAACATGATTACCGTTGTATTCCTTCTTATATCTGCTTGTAACTTCTCTCTTCACTTTGCCGCGTTTGCGTCTGGTGGTGTGCATCCCAAGTACTATTGGAAGGATCCTGAGTTTCGCGCTTTTATCTTTATTCAAGCGCTACTGTTTTTAGTCTGCTTCTTATTACTGCTTAACCATCATTCTTACGACTCGTATTACGATGCCTTTGATCAGGCTTTGTTCCAAACGGTATCTATATCTACAACAGCAGGCTTCACCACCACTGGTTTTTCCGAGTGGCCGCTGTTCTTACCCGTTCTGCTTCTGTTTTCTTCCTTTATAGGTGGTTGTGCCGGTTCAACCGGTGGCGGTATGAAAGTTATCCGAATATTACTACTTACGCTGCAAGGTGCTCGTGAAATGAAGCGTCTTGTCCACCCGCGTGCTGTTTATACCATCAAGGTTGGCGGATCTGCGTTACCACAGCGTGTTGTGGATGCGGTTTGGGGCTTCTTCTCTGCATACGCCTTGGTTTTTGTGGTTTGTATGTTGGCTCTGATTGCAACTGGCATGGATGAGCTAAGTGCTTTCTCTGCTGTAGCGGCAACATTGAATAACCTTGGCCCTGGCTTAGGTGAAGTGGCAATGCACTTCGGCGATGTGAATGACAAGGCTAAGTGGGTGTTGATCGTATCTATGCTGTTTGGTCGTTTAGAGATATTCACCTTATTAATTTTATTGACCCCTACGTTTTGGCGTAGCTAA
- the hemG gene encoding menaquinone-dependent protoporphyrinogen IX dehydrogenase, whose translation MAKALFLYSSREGQTKKILNYIKEEMNEFECELQDLHTISNVDFTQYDRVLIGASIRYGHLNKKLYQFIDANLAQLQSNKVAFFCVNLTARKEDQGKDTPEGSAYIKKFLLKSPWQPTLIGVFAGALYYPRYNWFDKTMIRFIMNMTGGETDTTKEVEYTNWEKVSLFSKKLKEM comes from the coding sequence GTGGCAAAAGCTCTATTTTTGTATTCAAGCCGTGAAGGGCAGACCAAGAAGATCTTGAACTATATAAAAGAAGAAATGAATGAGTTCGAATGTGAGCTTCAAGATCTGCACACTATTAGTAATGTCGACTTTACTCAATATGACAGAGTTTTGATTGGCGCATCTATTCGCTATGGCCACCTCAATAAGAAGCTATATCAGTTCATTGATGCCAACCTTGCTCAGCTGCAATCAAACAAGGTTGCCTTTTTCTGCGTTAACTTAACGGCTCGTAAAGAAGACCAAGGTAAAGATACCCCTGAAGGTAGTGCTTATATTAAGAAGTTTCTTCTCAAGTCACCGTGGCAGCCGACCTTGATCGGTGTCTTTGCTGGTGCCCTCTATTACCCACGTTATAACTGGTTTGATAAAACCATGATTCGCTTCATTATGAATATGACAGGTGGAGAAACGGATACAACTAAGGAAGTTGAGTACACGAACTGGGAAAAAGTCTCTTTATTCTCTAAAAAACTGAAAGAGATGTAA